One Dromiciops gliroides isolate mDroGli1 chromosome 3, mDroGli1.pri, whole genome shotgun sequence DNA segment encodes these proteins:
- the LOC122749787 gene encoding chymotrypsin-like elastase family member 3B, which yields MLQLLVALLLVALASGCGRPAYSPAARVVNGDDAVPYSWPWQISLQYEKDGTFRHTCGGSLIAADWVMTAAHCINKLLTYQVVLGEYDRSLEEGEEQVIPVNSDDIFVHEKWNSNCVSCGNDIALIKLSRSAQLNDEVQLGCLPQAGAILPNEAPCYISGWGRLYTGGPLPDKLQQALLPVVDYAHCSKWDWWSIYVKNSMVCAGGDIQSGCNGDSGGPLNCQAEDGTWQVHGVTSFVSSLGCNTLKKPTVFTRVSAFNDWIEKIIAEH from the exons ATGCTCCAGCTGCTGGTTGCCCTGCTACTTGTGGCCCTTG CCTCAGGCTGTGGCAGGCCTGCTTACTCCCCTGCTGCCCGCGTGGTGAATGGAGATGATGCTGTGCCCTACAGCTGGCCCTGGCAG ATCTCTCTCCAGTATGAGAAGGATGGCACCTTTCGCCACACCTGTGGGGGCAGCCTCATTGCTGCTGACTGGGTCATGACTGCTGCCCACTGCATTAA CAAACTTCTCACATACCAGGTGGTTCTGGGAGAATATGACAGGTctttggaggaaggggaagagcaaGTGATTCCTGTCAACTCTGATGACATCTTTGTTCATGAGAAATGGAACTCCAATTGTGTGTCCTGTGG GAATGACATTGCTCTCATCAAGCTCTCTCGAAGTGCCCAGCTCAATGATGAAGTGCAGCTGGGCTGCCTCCCCCAAGCTGGTGCCATCCTGCCCAATGAAGCACCCTGCTACATCAGTGGCTGGGGACGCCTCTACA CTGGTGGACCCCTCCCTGACAAACTGCAGCAGGCCCTGCTCCCCGTGGTAGACTATGCACACTGCAGTAAATGGGACTGGTGGAGCATCTATGTGAAAAACTCCATGGTGTGTGCTGGAGGGGACATTCAGTCTGGCTGCAAT GGTGACTCTGGAGGACCCCTTAACTGCCAGGCTGAAGATGGCACCTGGCAAGTCCATGGTGTTACCAGCTTTGTCTCTTCTCTCGGCTGCAACACCCTAAAGAAGCCCACCGTGTTCACCCGAGTCTCAGCCTTCAATGACTGGATTGAAAAG ataataGCAGAACATTAG